Genomic window (Lutra lutra chromosome 2, mLutLut1.2, whole genome shotgun sequence):
ATATACATTGACAAGAACAAAACCCAATTCTTGAAAATTCAAGACTTTTGATCTCCACAAAGGTCAACAGAGTCAGGCTGATACTCAGAGATTACAGCAATAAAAAGGCAGTGATGCTCACAGCGATCACCGGAATAACTAGTGGAATAATTCTCACTGTGGGCCAGTTTCCATTTAATCCTCAAGACAACTGTGTAGTAGGTACCAGTAACATTCCTGTTTTAcatgaaagaaaactgaaactcgGAGACATAAAGCAACTCTCTAGTGGTCACACCACTAGAAGCAGCCAAGCTGAGAGCTGAAGAAGGCCACCAAGTGTCAAGCATGAACTCTTAACAAGGCCACGAGACCTTTGGGAATGAGACTAAGAGAACAGAAGACACCAAACCCCTACTGATTCATCTAACAAACACTAAATTGTGCTCAAAtctaactttcattttcttaaagattttaaaaacttattgccagagacacagtgagagaaagaacactagcaggggaggtgggagagggagaagcaggcttcccactgagcagggagcctgatgcaagctcgatcccaggaccctgggatcatgacctgagccaacagcagacacttcgtgactgagccacccaggcacctctcaaatATAACTTTCATATCCAACTGTGCCATGCTGGATTCAAATTCTAGGAAAACTGATTTATGCTAGTCCAACATTTTTCAGCTTATTAAGTCCCCATTCTCTAACCTCTCTCTAAATAaccattttccttaaaattaggTCTTTGCattttcatgtcatctgcatatatttgtgtgtgtttcacaTGCTCCAAGGACATCCCAGAGAGACAACACGAAATTAACCAAACGCAAAAGGACGGTTTTTTGGGAAAACACAAGCAGAAAGTAAGTTCTACGAATTGCCACTTTAAAAGTAccacatgaggggcgcctgggtggctcagtgagttggagcctctgcctttggctccagtcatggtctcagggtcctaggatcgagccccacattgggctctctgcccgacggtgagcctgcttccccctctctacctgcctctctgcctacttgtgatctctctctctctctctctgtcaaataaataaataaaatctttaggaaaaataaataaaaaataaaagtaccacATGAGAggggtccttgggtggctcagtcagatgagtctccaactcttgattttgctcaggtcttgatctcagagttgtgagttcaagctgcacactgggctccatgctgggcatggagcctagatagatagatagatagatagatagatagataaaaataaagtatggcaTGAGAATAGTAATTGATGTGTTACTGAACATTGGAAACTAAAGAGTTACTAAAATGAAACCTAAAATTTTTCTtaaccaaataaaattttttagtcTACCATGTTTAGAAGAATTTTTCTctggatgcctggctggctctgtcattGGAACCTGTGAcgcttgatctcatggttgtgagttcaagccccatgttggatatgaagtttactgaaaaataaaatcttaaaaaaaaaaaaaaaacagaatttttctctctcctttttggtGTCTCAAAGAtgcaaattcaaaataatatctCTGACAAGTTTCCTCCTCCCTTGGTGCAATTTTACAAAAATCACAATGACTAATCACATAAACGACTTAATTCCAACTACTTTTTCATCTACTTACAGTGTTGTCACGTGTGATACAAAGGAAGAAGTAAGTGGCAGGAACACAGAAGATCCATCAGAGCTGTCCACCAACCCACAGGAGCTGGCTCgtccatcagtggacatttgtAGGTCTGTACCCAACTTCACACAGCAAAAGGCTGGAGACCTTCATTGCCTTTGGATGTGGAAAGCACTGAGTACAGGTTCAACTACGAGATGATATCACTTAGGTGGAAGAGGTCTTCTCAAACCAACTTGCCTTTCCCTTAGGGAAAGCTGAATTTCCTCAGCTACATTCTCCTGACATTTCAGGCGATTCAAGCGCTTCATTTCATACTCCCTTTCAAGTTTCAtagctggaaaataaaatatatggagCAATCCAACGGACCTTTTTCACCAgacataatattattaaaaatgaacattgaATCACACGGCAAAATTCACATTCTTCGATACTAAACAAGAAGGGCTACATAGATGAGGGGTATGGTGTGAATGagtatatttaaacatttctctgATAATAAGCAAAATAACACAGATAAAATTTGCTATTTGCTAAAGTAGCTTTTACAGAACTTACATTCTGCAGAAGGGAGTAGAGCATTCTTAatggttttagtttttttgaggtGTAAAGGACTACCAAATGAAATTTCTCCCAAGAATGGCAACTTGATGTTGGCTAGGTTCGTGTACCAGGTCTCTGTAAGCAGTGCAAGTTCCCAAGGTTCCTGTCTGGAgcaaaaattcattaattcattaaaaagtatttactgaggggcgcctgggtggctcagtgggttaagccgctgccttcggctcaggtcatggtctcagggtcctgggatcaagccccgcgtcgggctctctgctcggcagggagcctgcttcctcctctctctctgcctgcctctctgactgcttgtgatctctctctgtcaaataaatgaataaaaatcttaaaaaaaaaaaaaaa
Coding sequences:
- the C2H4orf36 gene encoding uncharacterized protein C4orf36 homolog produces the protein MAYGLPRKNTVKTILRGSCYNVQEPWELALLTETWYTNLANIKLPFLGEISFGSPLHLKKTKTIKNALLPSAESMKLEREYEMKRLNRLKCQENVAEEIQLSLRERQVGLRRPLPPK